One Citrus sinensis cultivar Valencia sweet orange chromosome 5, DVS_A1.0, whole genome shotgun sequence genomic window, ACGTATACTTACCCTTTACTGCATGGTACACTTCAATTTGTACAAAGAAGGCATGCATTTAGGTGTGAATGTATTGATGGGTTGTACCTTCAAACTTTATGTCCTTTTTACCctcttgaatttgttttgcacTTGTTCTTGATTTTAAGCACTGAATCATGCAGGGGTCATGGATAGTGCGCCAGAGTGTTGGAAGCACCCCTTGTTTATTGGGGAAGGCAGTTGATTGTAACTATATTCGCGGTCCCAAGTACTTAGAAGTAAATGCTCTTGGAATTTCTATAGTACATGAGATGTTCCCCTTTCAAATAGCGTCCAATACCTTTAACATGGTTTAACATTGTTCATCTTTCTGTAGATTGATGTCGACATCGATTCTTCTACTGTTGCTAATGGAGTTTTGGGCCTTGTAATTGGTGTAATTATGACATTGGTGGTTGACATGGCTTTCCTTGTACAGGTATGTATGattgtttttttcccccactTCTAAATGACACAAGGGAAAAGAcatgattttgagatattgTACTGCAATTTGCATAATTGCATACTTGAATGTTCTCAGAATGGTAAAATGCTTCGTGTATGCAGGCAAATACTACAGATGAATTACCGGAGCGGCTGATTGGGGCTGTACGTGTTTCTTATATAGAACTCAAATCTGCTATTGTCCCAAAGTTGGAACCAGAGACATCATGACTGTGGTTTCATTTCACCTcaactgtttttttttaattgaaaaaaaaaatcatttgtttTAGGCATACATACATGTATTTTGATCCTGTTTTCATTGTAATTTCTCATTTACTTTGAAAGAAAGTCATTGGTGTTTTCGAATGGGaattttgcattaaaaaataaagaatactTAATAGGAAATTTCCTAATTCTTTAGTTactacttttaaaactcaaCAACTaacaaaaatactaataaaaaaatcaggtCTTGCCTTCacgaaattcttttaatttaaagggTTCTGGTCTGAGAAAGTCAGTTTGACGGATTAATTCCTTTTAATAATGGTTGAGTTAATTTTACTATACTCATAAAACTATTCTTATTCTGATAATGCCACAAATGTTGTGATGTTTTCTTCAGCTAATGATCTTCTATCAGGACTGGTTAGAAATCAAATGCTTAAAATACCAATTGAATGAATAATGCAGAAGTTTAAACAGTATCTAATTCAAGTCCTTCCTTAAACGGAGAATGcatcaaacaaatccaaagTGTCTTGCAAGTCTGTAGCATGACTAAAAAGTTGTAAATGTGTTTAGAACCAAATTATTCAAGTACAGGAGAACAAGCAAGTTGAATCATGTACAAGAGGTTGGCCTGGTTACCTGAAGAGTTGGctcaatcttttctttagaattCTGTACATTTTGTAATTACTCGTGTAAGCAAGCATACATtacaatcataataataataaagcaaGAGTAATGATACGACCACAACCTCTTGTGCACAAATAATGTTGTACAAACTAATATGACATAATATAATTGAGTAATGATACGACCACAACTTTTTGTGCACAAATAATATTGTACAAACTAATATGTCATAATATGATTgattaaacaaaaacataacataaccctcataatttatttattattattttatattttcagtcAAGCAATCATATTATGCCACGCTAATAGCTATAGAAATACTTTGCTAGATAGTGCCAACACTTCATTGATACTCACCATTtcattgaacaatttttttatggtgtcATTGAGGTTGCCTTCCCAACATCCTTCATCATcaccatcttcttcttcgGTGGGTTTCACTTTGTTTAGCTTTGGTGCGTCTACGACTCCTTGAGAGAAAATCTTCATTGTTGGGCACTGTCTCACAACTACGTGTTCCAAGGACGGGAACTCAAGAGCGTAATTACCCAAACAAAAGCTTGTTAGGCTTGGCAAACAATCAAGTCCCAAGTACTCCAATTTCCTGAAAACAATGCAATCTTCCGCTTCTTCTCCAACCTGCGACTGTATAATTTCTTCCATCATTTTGCAATCAGTTATCTTCATTCTTTCAAGATTCACTAGACTTTCAGATGTTGAGAGCgtcaataaatttatcaaccCATGACACTTCGATACTTCCAGAGTCGCAAGATTTTCCAAATGCCACGAAGCTGGTACTAATTTCTGTAACTTACTACATTCAAATATTTCTAGACTTTCCAAGTTTGCAAACGCTTTGTTGGATTCGTCATTTTCCTTCCAGAGATGCTGCACTTTGTGTAATCTAGACAGCTCTAAACAACTCAATTTAGGGAATGCAACctgaaaatcaacaaaattaagttgTAAATGGAAATATGTATCCAATTTCTGCAGTCTTCCCCTGCATATTTTATGGACAAGATTAATCACggcattttatattttatttccaaattaGTATGCTTTGTAGTAGGATCCCAAATATAAGTATCAAATCGATTACCCTTTGAAACACATAAATGAAATCTGATGCTAAATCCAATATGAATTAGCTAGGAAAACAGAGATGttacacacataattaatatAGTTCATCACCTCGTGTATTTGATCAACCACGAAGAGGTTCTCTCGAAGAGATGTgaagggaaaaataataataatgattaccTTCTCATCGAAGAGATGTTGTATTTGATCAGCCACGAAGAGGTTCTCttctgattttaatttttgaggtTCCTTATTATCCGCTGTCATATGCAGTACAAATGTAGAATTGGATATGAATGTTTCCATATCAGGGCAATTCTCAATAGTCAGACATTCCAACTTAGGCAGTTCAATTATATTCCCAGTGAAGTTGCAGaatcttttgagttttggaAGATCAATGAGCGTTAGGCTAAAAAGCTTAGGAAACAGGGGACATATATGTTCTTTGTCAGCATTTAGCTCTTCCAAATGAAGCACCTCTTCTAGTGAATCACAATTCCACACTGCCAGCCATTCCAAATTGTTCAAGCACCGTAGCAGATTGGCAGGAATAGCACTCGACATATTCGTGCAGTCATCCACCACCAGCTCTCTTAAATTGTTGAAGAAGCTGACACGCAGTGCTTGGCCATGCCATATTTCTCTCAAGCGTGGAAAATCTGAGAGTTGCAAATCCTCTATGTCACGGAATCCAATCTGCATAAACCAAAACAATTGCACtggatatatataaatttctttttttgaatggcattatttatatatacattaaacttacatgttttgtgttttaacTTCTAAAACTACATATACAAGGTAGGTGTATATGTTTAAATGTGCAAGCGTAGGGGAGATGCATGAACAATTTGGGTGAATCGATTAACACAGACCATCTTTTtgtaacatatttttaaatgtccAAGTGCAAGGGAGATGCATGAGCAATTTGGATGAATCGATAAGCACATACCATTTCTTTGTAATACTTCTGTATAGTGGAATTAAGGTTATCGCCTTCCCGATGGTACAATTCACCCTCTTCCTTTTTACTAACTTGCACTTTGTACAGCTTTGGTGTGGATAAGATTCCCTGGGAAAAAGTCTTCATGTTCGGACAACGTGTCACCGAAACTCGTTCCAATGATGGGAATTCAAGATTATAATTCTCCAAATAAAAGCGGGTAAGCCTTGGTAAATCATAAAGTTCCAAAACTTTTAATTCGCTGAAAGCAATACGATTCTCCTTCACTTCTTCTCCAACATGTCCTACAATTTCTTCTATCTTATCGCACTTCGATACATTAAGATTCACCAGACTACTAGGAATTCCAAcctgaaaataaacaaaagtgtgtgcatatgtgtgtgtattaaaaaagtaaaaatgtaAGAATATCATTCAActagataattttttgttaaacaaaaaaagcaacaagataaataaataaataaaagccaGATAaacaaagataataaaaatgcatttaCACTATTTACTATTAGGAAcgtaaaaagaatttaacgcaatttctaaatattttagacTTATTTTGCATCTTGATATCAGTTTTTAAgcataaatttacaaatttcaaCTATTccttttggggaaaaaaattcaaccaaaatgccgctttttcccttttccttGGCCCCTTTTTTTATGTACatttaaaaatggaaaaaaaaaattggaaaagaCTTCCCAATATTGTCAACAAGGGACTGCTGCTGTAAAGTGGATCTTTATTAAGTACTTCCAGACTCAAGGAAATTTCTTTACAATCACGGGTCAGTTGTAAATAATCATGAATTTGTGGTTAATTAATGGCATAATCAATTCGTAACTAAACAagagatattaattaaatttgaagacttttattttctttttttctttttccaatcgAAATGTGAAGAATtaaggaaaagagaaatatataGATGAATTTGTGAACCTCTACGATGAGTGACGatcctttaatttttgaaaatcgTACTTATTAAGATATGAGCAAAAactatttaattgaattatattatgCTGTTGAATcgtgtttaaaaaatttatattgttgaTTCTAATGCTGACGAACCTAAAAACTGGACTTAAAACGTAGATTTCAGAGTGGTGGTTCGAAGTACGAtacttgaaataaataatcagtggctgaatatcatttgtaaacacagaaatgattaaaaaattgttgaatgttatttgaaaacaaaaatcgaAATGAATACAGCAACCTTACCAATGgaggaaaaatattcattaggTTATCACACTCTTCTATCTCCAAATTCTTCAATTTGCTGAAAGACTCCGAAGCAAGCTGGTGGTgccatatttttctcaaataacGCATCCACGCAATATGTAATACCTCCAAACTAGGAAGTCGTACCTGGCagttaaagattaaataactaattaatcaattaatggCATAATCAATTGATAACTAAATTAGAGGCGGATATTAACTAAATTTGAAGAAGACTCACggaaaagacaaattaaatattgtgactaaaattaattttttttattaaaaaaaaaaccttttcgtCAAAGAGAGGAGGAGGTTGCATTTCAGAATGAATGGTGTCTTCTGGTGAGCTCGTAGAGATGAATCTTAACATATTACTGCAACTCTGAATCTCGAGCTTTAGCAAAGAAGGGAATTCAACAACTAAATCTGAATTAATATGTCCCGTATTGGCAAAGCTTGTTAGTTTATAAAGCGCTTCTAGCCGCAGGGAGTGTAGTTTAGGAAAAACCTTTAATTCAATCAACTTTCCTTCATCTCTTTCTGACCACCCCGTGGTGTCGACTACCCCTTCCATTGACTTACAAGACCATATTTCAAGATGTTGGAGTTGCAAAAGACTATTAACCATAGAATACGAAAACAGATACTTCATACGATCACAACCGAACACGTGCAgctttgttaaattttgacaacAGTACATTCCTTGATTATGATCGgcccataatttttttatgtttcttaATCTCGTGAGATTCAATTTTTCTAAGCTCGGAAGAATAACCTGCAAAGAAAACCCGTACATTTTTGTTCCTTCAAGTACAACCGTCTAGtataatattcttttgatgatcGAAAATTAATCgtgataataaattaatcaattaattattgaacAGAAACTTATCACCTTTGGAGCAGTATCATCATCAGCAATGATTTCGTTGAATCCCAAAGAAGTTGTTGGTTTCTCCCTGTCGGGTcctataaacaaacaaaaacaatacacataattaatctttgtcgttttttttttcaaaataattgagGCGAAGTTCATAAATCCACCAACACTTAATTTCAACACTTACCAAAAATCATTTCCAGATCATCGCAAAGACTTAGTAATACTTTTTGAAGCCGCAGTAGGTTTTTTGCCATGGAGAATGAGAAAAGATGCTTCAATTTGTGACAGGATTGTACTCCTATAATCCTTAAGTTGCTGAAAGATTGATCTTCTGTGAGTTGGCTGCCACATATTGTCTCCAAATTGTTCAAATTGCGAAGAGACAATGACACCAGCAAGGGAAAGACTGTACAATGCACCCGTCCAACTGAACCGACAATATGCAAAATCTCAGAACAACTTTCTACATGAAGATGCTTCAATCGTGGAAAACCTTCCCCATCATCTAATTCATGAACAACATTCTGAACACCCTTCAGTTCGATTAGATGGATCTCTTCAGCTTCCTTCAGCAACATTTTCGTCCCATAATTCTCCAAAAGAGTGCTAACATTTTCTAGCCCATGGAGCCGCACCAATCTTGATGTTTCAGCATTAACGCGCCAGATGCTCCACTCTTCTCCTATACATATCCTATATCTTGGCAATTCCACTAAGACCAAATCCTGTGGCAGAATTTGGGCATCCCGAACTTGTATCTCCAAAGTAGTTAGCTTTGACAGCCCCTTCAATTCAGCAAGACTGGCGTTACTTCCTCCTTCAACCTTATCCCACTGCGAAAAGCTGTCACCCATATATAGTTCTTCCAATcgtgaaaattttgatatgacATTTGGTGCTATCACTACAAGGCTTCTACAATTGCTCAAATCTAGCAATTGTAACCGTACCAATTGACCAATTACAACTGGCAACTCCTTAACATCAGAATCTCGGAAGCTGAGAATCTCTAATTTCTTTAGCTGTCCAACGATTGCTATATCTTTTAGTCCGCAACCATCTAAACACAATGTTTGAAGGTTAATGAGGCGACCAAGTGATGAAGGTAATGAAGAGAAGTGAATTCTGGCAAGATCTAAAACTTTGAGTTTTTCCGTCCCTTCAAAAAAGTGGTCTGAAACTTGCAAAGAGCTATCATACTTtgcaaacaacaaaaataacttgaGTTGGGGACATTCCAACCTTTCAGGGAGCTCTTGAATATCTCTATAAAGTAAAGAAATAGCAATTGGATCTTTCCGTACTGTCTCTTCCATCTTTTTCTCCACGTCATCAACATTTGGAATATTAAACATGTGCTCGTCTTCTGCAATTGATACAGCAACTACACGAATGACGTCGTGCATTTTGACTTCATCTTCAGCATCACCGTCCAACAATAAGCATGAAGATTTGAGTTTGCCGATCAACGTATGCACTCTACTCCTTGCTTCTTCCACTGTGTAAACTTCTTTAAAATAGCCCATACCCATACCATATCTCAATAAGTAAGGAACTAGTATAGCTTGACCTTCACTAAGTAGACCACAAAGAAGGAACAGAGATTTTACTTCCTCGCTTCTCAAGAAGTCGTAACTCAATTTTATGGAGAGgtacacatttttttccattccatcaatttcttttgcatAGGAACTTCTTAGCTGACGCCGCACATCTTTCCAAGTGTCAAGGCTCTCATTTTTCAAAGCTTTTGCAAGTGTAATCAGTGCAACGGGAAGTCCCCCGCATCTGTCAACGATCTCATCTGCAATAGGTTGAGAAGCAGATTTGTTCATTGAATCACCTACTATCTTCTTAAATAACTGCAATGCTTCTTCTTTGGACAAAGCATTGATCTGGATTTCTTTCTGAGAATTCAAAACATTGCGCAATAAATCTTGACGTCTAGACGTCAGTATTATTGTGCATCGTCTCTGATCAtccattctttctttctcaacaTCCCCGGAAGGAATTCCAACTTTATCGAACTCCAGTTCTCCCCAAATATTATCCAATATAATGAGATGCCGCTCCTTGTTCTTCAATACTCGACATAGTCGATTTGCTCTGTCGAATATACTCTCATTCAACTCAAACTTTATGCCTAAATCAGAAGCAAGTTTGTCTTGAATTTTCTGATGATCTGGGTTCTCTGTTACCTCAGCCATAGCGACCTTATCGAACAACTTATCTTCCATTACTTGCTTCGCAACTTGCTTGACAAGCGTGGTTTTACCCACGCCGCCCATCCCGTAGACCCCAATTATGTTGAGCTTATCATCCTTCAGCGCCTCCACAACATCTTGAAATACTTTCATTCTTGAGTCAAAGGCCTCGAAATCTTTCCCGCCCATAAGTGCCGCGCTCTCTGGAGGAGGATCGTAGGAAACATCAC contains:
- the LOC102627538 gene encoding protein ENHANCED DISEASE RESISTANCE 2-like isoform X5 codes for the protein MKKRLRMISRGQVDDKYSFLYIWLMSSLVDFYGNLRHDDCDNARDCWKLSGGNNFRVRSKHFCYDKTKIPAGKHLMDLVAVDWFKDTKRMDHVARRQGCTAQGSWIVRQSVGSTPCLLGKAVDCNYIRGPKYLEIDVDIDSSTVANGVLGLVIGVIMTLVVDMAFLVQANTTDELPERLIGAVRVSYIELKSAIVPKLEPETS
- the LOC112497572 gene encoding disease resistance protein At4g27190-like isoform X2 — protein: MAIEACLAFLTNCVSEGAKSLFNPITRQISYVFKYQSYIDELKDQVKQLGYKREMVQQPVNHARLQGDELYEGVTDWLHSVDEFISEGVGKSIIDDEDTAKKSCFKGLCPNLISRYKLSKQAAKAAEAAASLVGKGNFSNVSYRPAPKRAEYMQVKDFEAFDSRMKVFQDVMEAVKDDKVNIIGVYGMGGVGKTTLVKQVANQVMEDKLFDKFVMAEITQTPDHHKIQAKLAFDLGMEFGSNENEFQRASRLCQRLKQEKRLLIILDNIWTKLEFDKVGIPYGDVDEKDREDGQRRRTIILTSRSRDLLCNDMNSPKNFCIDALSKDEALQLFEKIVGDSTKLSAFQPTADEIVEKCGGLPVALRTVASALKNKSLAIWNDALNQLRSFNLREIHGMDADVYSSIKLSYDFLESDEAKSLFLLCTLFGEGNPIHVHYLLRYGMGLGLFRNVYTLEAARNRVDALIDSLKASCLLLDGDAEDEAKMHDVIHVVAVSIAAEKLMFNIPNVADFEREMEETIRKGPIAISLPYRDIQELPERLECPQLKLFLLFAKHDSSLQISHLFFEGAAELKVLDFTGIFFSSLPSSLGCLINVQTLCLDGCRLNDITIIGQLRKLEILSFRDSDVKELPLVIGQLTRLQLLDLSNCSSLVVIAPNVISKLSRLEELYIGNSFSQWEKVEGGSNASLAELKGLSKLTTLEIQVRDAQILPQDLVLVELPRYRICIGEEWSIWRVNAETSRLVRLHGLENVSTLLENYGTKMLLKEAEEIHLIELKGVQNVVHELDDGEGFPRLKHLHVESCSEILHIVGSVGRVHCTVFPLLVSLSLRNLNNLETICGSQLTEDQSFSNLRIIGVQSCHKLKHLFSFSMAKNLLRLQKVLLSLCDDLEMIFGPDREKPTTSLGFNEIIADDDTAPKVILPSLEKLNLTRLRNIKKLWADHNQGMYCCQNLTKLHVFGCDRMKYLFSYSMVNSLLQLQHLEIWSCKSMEGVVDTTGWSERDEGKLIELKVFPKLHSLRLEALYKLTSFANTGHINSDLVVEFPSLLKLEIQSCSNMLRFISTSSPEDTIHSEMQPPPLFDEKVRLPSLEVLHIAWMRYLRKIWHHQLASESFSKLKNLEIEECDNLMNIFPPLVGIPSSLVNLNVSKCDKIEEIVGHVGEEVKENRIAFSELKVLELYDLPRLTRFYLENYNLEFPSLERVSVTRCPNMKTFSQGILSTPKLYKVQVSKKEEGELYHREGDNLNSTIQKYYKEMIGFRDIEDLQLSDFPRLREIWHGQALRVSFFNNLRELVVDDCTNMSSAIPANLLRCLNNLEWLAVWNCDSLEEVLHLEELNADKEHICPLFPKLFSLTLIDLPKLKRFCNFTGNIIELPKLECLTIENCPDMETFISNSTFVLHMTADNKEPQKLKSEENLFVADQIQHLFDEKVAFPKLSCLELSRLHKVQHLWKENDESNKAFANLESLEIFECSKLQKLVPASWHLENLATLEVSKCHGLINLLTLSTSESLVNLERMKITDCKMMEEIIQSQVGEEAEDCIVFRKLEYLGLDCLPSLTSFCLGNYALEFPSLEHVVVRQCPTMKIFSQGVVDAPKLNKVKPTEEEDGDDEGCWEGNLNDTIKKLFNEMNSKEKIEPTLQVTRPTSCT
- the LOC112497572 gene encoding disease resistance protein At4g27190-like isoform X1; amino-acid sequence: MAIEACLAFLTNCVSEGAKSLFNPITRQISYVFKYQSYIDELKDQVKQLGYKREMVQQPVNHARLQGDELYEGVTDWLHSVDEFISEGVGKSIIDDEDTAKKSCFKGLCPNLISRYKLSKQAAKAAEAAASLVGKGNFSNVSYRPAPKRAEYMQVKDFEAFDSRMKVFQDVMEAVKDDKVNIIGVYGMGGVGKTTLVKQVANQVMEDKLFDKFVMAEITQTPDHHKIQAKLAFDLGMEFGSNENEFQRASRLCQRLKQEKRLLIILDNIWTKLEFDKVGIPYGDVDEKDREDGQRRRTIILTSRSRDLLCNDMNSPKNFCIDALSKDEALQLFEKIVGDSTKLSAFQPTADEIVEKCGGLPVALRTVASALKNKSLAIWNDALNQLRSFNLREIHGMDADVYSSIKLSYDFLESDEAKSLFLLCTLFGEGNPIHVHYLLRYGMGLGLFRNVYTLEAARNRVDALIDSLKASCLLLDGDAEDEAKMHDVIHVVAVSIAAEKLMFNIPNVADFEREMEETIRKGPIAISLPYRDIQELPERLECPQLKLFLLFAKHDSSLQISHLFFEGAAELKVLDFTGIFFSSLPSSLGCLINVQTLCLDGCRLNDITIIGQLRKLEILSFRDSDVKELPLVIGQLTRLQLLDLSNCSSLVVIAPNVISKLSRLEELYIGNSFSQWEKVEEGSNASLVELKGLSKLTTLEIHVRDAEILPQDLVSVELQSYRICIGNKWWSSWSVKSGLSRLMKLQGLEKFGILLQNYRMKLLLKRTEYLYLEELKGVQNVVHELDDGEGFPRLKHLHVESCSEILHIVGSVGRVHCTVFPLLVSLSLRNLNNLETICGSQLTEDQSFSNLRIIGVQSCHKLKHLFSFSMAKNLLRLQKVLLSLCDDLEMIFGPDREKPTTSLGFNEIIADDDTAPKVILPSLEKLNLTRLRNIKKLWADHNQGMYCCQNLTKLHVFGCDRMKYLFSYSMVNSLLQLQHLEIWSCKSMEGVVDTTGWSERDEGKLIELKVFPKLHSLRLEALYKLTSFANTGHINSDLVVEFPSLLKLEIQSCSNMLRFISTSSPEDTIHSEMQPPPLFDEKVRLPSLEVLHIAWMRYLRKIWHHQLASESFSKLKNLEIEECDNLMNIFPPLVGIPSSLVNLNVSKCDKIEEIVGHVGEEVKENRIAFSELKVLELYDLPRLTRFYLENYNLEFPSLERVSVTRCPNMKTFSQGILSTPKLYKVQVSKKEEGELYHREGDNLNSTIQKYYKEMIGFRDIEDLQLSDFPRLREIWHGQALRVSFFNNLRELVVDDCTNMSSAIPANLLRCLNNLEWLAVWNCDSLEEVLHLEELNADKEHICPLFPKLFSLTLIDLPKLKRFCNFTGNIIELPKLECLTIENCPDMETFISNSTFVLHMTADNKEPQKLKSEENLFVADQIQHLFDEKVAFPKLSCLELSRLHKVQHLWKENDESNKAFANLESLEIFECSKLQKLVPASWHLENLATLEVSKCHGLINLLTLSTSESLVNLERMKITDCKMMEEIIQSQVGEEAEDCIVFRKLEYLGLDCLPSLTSFCLGNYALEFPSLEHVVVRQCPTMKIFSQGVVDAPKLNKVKPTEEEDGDDEGCWEGNLNDTIKKLFNEMNSKEKIEPTLQVTRPTSCT